A region of Lichenibacterium dinghuense DNA encodes the following proteins:
- a CDS encoding carboxylesterase/lipase family protein: MRLRRLAAALLAAALGGCDLEPGRVDDIVHADGVEPRRVETAAGPVVGAAAAGGQAFLGIPYAAPPVGPLRWRAPQPPAPWTEPRDATRLGPSCLQNLALSAQLGGAGGGPTLGQEDCLTLNVYAPPGAAPDARKPVMVWIHGGALVLGTSGQYDPSALARREGVVVVTVNYRLGALGFFAHPSLRGEPGEGAFALLDQRAALAWVKRDIAGFGGDPRSVTVFGQSAGAWSACYQMASPGSAGLFQRAILQSGACVTPETSVAPEVAEAGGFRMAGELGCAGPDALACLRALPAADVVEAAPERPGVTGPNSWAPVAGLDVLPLAPRAAFASGRFAPVPVIDGTNRDEGRLFSYLRGLRADLLTEASYGAEIRRLFGARAPAILAAYPASRFDSPRAAYAAVLTDGFFACPALDLDRLVGARAPVYAYEFDDPDPPFALPRLPFSGGAGSYHTAEIAYVFDRPWALADPARFDDAQARLSAEIQDRWGAFARGEAPWHPAASDAAGAVVALSPGVPGTDAFAPNFAARHRCGVWSSLRSVDPR; this comes from the coding sequence TTGAGGCTTCGGCGCCTCGCCGCGGCGCTGCTCGCGGCGGCACTCGGCGGCTGCGACCTCGAACCCGGCCGCGTCGACGACATCGTCCACGCCGACGGCGTCGAGCCGCGGCGCGTCGAGACCGCGGCCGGCCCCGTGGTGGGCGCCGCGGCGGCGGGCGGGCAGGCCTTCCTCGGCATCCCCTACGCGGCGCCGCCGGTCGGGCCGCTGCGCTGGCGCGCCCCGCAGCCGCCGGCGCCCTGGACCGAGCCGCGGGACGCGACGCGCCTCGGCCCTTCCTGCCTGCAGAACCTCGCCCTGTCGGCGCAGCTCGGCGGGGCGGGCGGCGGCCCGACGCTCGGGCAGGAGGACTGCCTCACCCTCAACGTCTACGCGCCGCCGGGCGCCGCGCCGGACGCCCGCAAGCCCGTGATGGTGTGGATCCACGGCGGCGCGCTCGTGCTCGGCACCTCCGGCCAGTACGACCCGAGCGCGCTGGCGCGCCGCGAGGGCGTGGTCGTCGTCACGGTCAACTATCGGCTCGGCGCGCTCGGCTTCTTCGCCCATCCCTCGCTCCGCGGCGAGCCGGGCGAGGGCGCCTTCGCGCTGCTCGACCAGCGCGCGGCCTTGGCCTGGGTGAAGCGCGACATCGCCGGCTTCGGCGGCGACCCGCGCAGCGTGACGGTCTTCGGACAGTCGGCCGGCGCCTGGAGCGCCTGCTACCAGATGGCCTCTCCGGGCTCGGCCGGGCTGTTCCAGCGCGCCATCCTGCAGAGCGGCGCCTGCGTGACCCCGGAAACCAGCGTGGCGCCCGAGGTCGCGGAAGCGGGCGGCTTCCGCATGGCCGGCGAGCTCGGCTGCGCGGGCCCCGACGCCCTCGCCTGCCTGCGCGCCCTGCCGGCCGCGGACGTGGTCGAGGCCGCGCCCGAGCGCCCCGGCGTCACGGGGCCGAACTCCTGGGCGCCCGTCGCGGGGCTCGACGTGCTGCCGCTCGCGCCCCGCGCCGCCTTCGCGTCGGGCCGGTTCGCCCCCGTGCCGGTGATCGACGGCACCAACCGCGACGAGGGCCGCCTCTTCTCCTACCTGCGCGGGCTGCGGGCCGACCTCCTGACGGAGGCGAGCTACGGGGCCGAGATCCGCCGCCTCTTCGGCGCGCGGGCGCCGGCCATCCTCGCCGCCTATCCGGCGTCGCGCTTCGACTCGCCGCGCGCCGCCTATGCGGCCGTGCTGACCGACGGCTTCTTCGCCTGCCCGGCCCTCGACCTCGACCGCCTCGTCGGCGCCCGCGCGCCGGTCTACGCCTACGAGTTCGACGACCCCGACCCGCCCTTCGCGTTGCCGCGCCTGCCCTTCTCGGGCGGTGCGGGCAGCTATCACACGGCCGAGATCGCCTACGTGTTCGACCGGCCCTGGGCTCTGGCGGACCCGGCGCGGTTCGACGACGCGCAGGCGCGGCTGTCGGCTGAGATCCAGGACCGCTGGGGGGCCTTCGCGCGGGGGGAGGCGCCGTGGCATCCGGCGGCATCGGATGCGGCGGGTGCCGTCGTCGCGCTGTCGCCGGGCGTGCCAGGCACGGACGCTTTCGCGCCGAATTTCGCCGCGCGGCATCGCTGCGGCGTCTGGAGCAGCCTGCGATCTGTCGATCCACGCTGA
- a CDS encoding phosphotransferase family protein, protein MFLTASNLFFYLRDAGLCSAADVVGEDFAVSETGRRNRNFVVRRAGPHSLFVKQIPMMHPEVVGSLRREAACAQLAQEAGEGLRLRSSMPVLLRYDPVAHILVYRFVEGAENLNQRVVRDGPLTIGQAERIGTALAACHSETARPGALLGLAPLLKAEPPWLFNVVQQPHAVMPGMNEPRRRVIGALQQCPEVLNGMERLRAGWRRLCLMHGDVKFDNILVGGAGDDAMLLIDWELAELGDPLWDVASALAAIVQPWLIGAVVAGKSAAPQAAGSAVVDAARGLWSAYLSAVDPSAGPPDPDLLARLVGARLVLLAFELLPDAVATSPQVDPVLALARYFLAAPAAALLSVFGIGGVAASGRPTMRAIP, encoded by the coding sequence ATGTTTCTGACTGCATCGAACCTGTTCTTCTACCTCCGAGACGCCGGGCTGTGCTCAGCAGCGGACGTCGTCGGCGAGGACTTCGCCGTGTCGGAGACCGGACGCCGCAACCGCAACTTCGTCGTCAGGCGCGCCGGCCCGCACTCCCTGTTCGTCAAGCAGATCCCGATGATGCACCCAGAGGTCGTCGGATCGCTGCGGCGCGAGGCGGCCTGCGCGCAGCTCGCGCAGGAGGCTGGCGAGGGCTTGCGCCTGCGCTCCAGCATGCCCGTCCTGCTGCGCTACGACCCTGTCGCCCACATTCTGGTCTACAGATTCGTCGAGGGCGCCGAGAACCTGAACCAGCGCGTGGTGCGCGACGGACCGCTGACGATCGGACAGGCGGAGCGGATCGGGACGGCGCTCGCGGCCTGCCATTCGGAGACGGCGCGGCCCGGCGCGCTGCTCGGTCTGGCGCCGCTCCTCAAGGCGGAGCCGCCCTGGCTCTTCAACGTCGTCCAGCAGCCGCATGCGGTGATGCCGGGCATGAACGAGCCCCGTCGGCGCGTGATCGGCGCCCTGCAGCAGTGCCCCGAGGTGCTGAACGGGATGGAGCGCCTTCGCGCCGGCTGGCGTCGTCTCTGTCTCATGCACGGCGACGTCAAGTTCGACAACATCCTCGTCGGCGGTGCGGGCGACGATGCGATGCTCCTCATCGACTGGGAGCTGGCCGAGCTCGGTGATCCGCTTTGGGATGTCGCGAGCGCCCTGGCCGCGATCGTCCAACCCTGGCTCATCGGCGCCGTCGTGGCGGGCAAATCCGCGGCGCCGCAGGCCGCGGGCAGCGCGGTGGTCGACGCCGCCCGCGGGCTCTGGTCCGCCTATCTGAGCGCCGTCGACCCGTCCGCGGGACCGCCCGACCCCGACCTCCTCGCGCGCCTCGTCGGCGCGCGCCTCGTTCTGCTGGCGTTCGAGCTGCTGCCCGACGCCGTCGCGACATCGCCGCAGGTCGACCCGGTCCTGGCCCTGGCGAGATACTTCCTCGCGGCTCCCGCCGCGGCCCTCCTGTCCGTGTTCGGGATCGGAGGGGTCGCCGCCTCGGGTCGGCCGACGATGCGAGCCATCCCATGA
- a CDS encoding T3SS effector HopA1 family protein, with product MNDRDDAAPWARGERIARLLADVQITSPMAFRFGSGPQISAGDVVPTAPGAGLTPGVAALRDALGTALYAAAYMRDYRGPGYDPASMRRKVVADPAFLKRLDARNPSRAAWEPGWRVFSRDLDGSVHASKGDRAMRLPPGRYAAVGTPRSPAVGDSVERWRDRSSLTHQAGYYYAFGEAPPSDYDLARIGRLYFDGDAESAAWLLGELAPLLNRFGIPFWFKCPVDPAAFDRLDASVLYVARRHVPSLIGLLVPLASDFSRRLRGGVPLWTVPLVAGVGGADDPGTGESFGQSRCALFAAGLVDAWARGHQDPASRAGAVAARFRAAGLAAAQPHLALGLVDVYPALTSSAVRETAA from the coding sequence ATGAACGATCGCGACGACGCCGCGCCCTGGGCCAGGGGGGAGCGCATCGCGCGACTCCTCGCCGACGTGCAGATCACATCGCCGATGGCGTTCAGGTTCGGGAGCGGGCCGCAGATCTCCGCCGGAGACGTCGTTCCGACCGCTCCTGGAGCAGGACTGACGCCTGGTGTGGCCGCCCTGCGCGACGCGCTCGGCACAGCGCTCTACGCAGCCGCCTATATGCGTGACTACCGCGGGCCGGGTTACGACCCGGCCTCAATGCGGCGCAAGGTGGTGGCCGACCCGGCCTTCCTCAAGCGGCTCGACGCGCGCAATCCGAGCCGTGCCGCTTGGGAGCCCGGCTGGCGCGTCTTCTCGCGCGACCTCGACGGGTCCGTCCACGCGTCGAAGGGCGACCGGGCCATGAGGCTCCCGCCGGGCCGCTACGCCGCGGTCGGCACGCCGCGCTCCCCCGCGGTGGGAGACAGCGTCGAGCGCTGGCGTGACCGGAGCTCCCTCACCCATCAAGCAGGCTACTACTATGCATTCGGTGAAGCGCCGCCGAGCGATTACGATCTGGCACGTATCGGGCGCCTCTACTTCGACGGCGATGCTGAATCGGCCGCGTGGCTGCTCGGCGAGCTCGCCCCGCTTCTGAACCGCTTCGGCATCCCGTTCTGGTTCAAGTGCCCCGTGGACCCGGCAGCATTCGATCGCCTGGACGCTTCAGTGCTCTACGTCGCGCGCCGCCACGTGCCCAGTCTGATCGGCCTCCTCGTCCCGCTCGCAAGCGATTTCTCACGGAGGTTGAGGGGGGGCGTCCCGCTCTGGACCGTGCCGCTCGTCGCGGGAGTCGGTGGCGCGGACGACCCCGGCACCGGTGAAAGCTTCGGCCAGTCGCGCTGCGCGCTCTTCGCGGCCGGCCTCGTCGATGCCTGGGCGAGGGGCCACCAGGACCCCGCGTCCCGCGCAGGGGCCGTCGCCGCGCGCTTCCGGGCGGCGGGCCTCGCTGCGGCACAGCCCCACCTCGCCCTGGGCCTCGTGGATGTCTACCCCGCCCTCACCAGCTCTGCCGTCAGGGAGACCGCCGCATGA
- a CDS encoding lanthionine synthetase LanC family protein produces the protein MSVASFESTRFAGGQRYLDVADGIGCALVREAIWQGDRCNWLCWNLEPGAGGAFVPVLKPATPELYSGVSGIALFLARLQAATGDPHQRRAARGALRQALAATAEWWPTGSGFYAGPVGVGWSLIHIGRSLDDEVAIGRGLALLERAAREPVAPGFFDLLNGRAGAALGLVAAARAFGRGDLLAGAVRLAEELVAAARIADGAMSWPSGLEGRDLLGLSHGTAGAALALHEVAAAAGRSDFRDAARACLRYERVHFDRWKGGWPDFRILAGQSAGEPTYPFVWCHGGVGIGLSRLRIRELDPGDAETAAEIDAVTAAVTARLARGVSAEEDFSLCHGVAGIGEFLVELAVRVGRPEALEAARRIGDVGAAGCHDTGSPWRCGVPQAGETPSTMTGTTSIGLHYLRLFDPACAPSLALPTGDSLDVAQPHRVAA, from the coding sequence ATGAGCGTCGCCAGCTTCGAGAGTACGAGGTTCGCCGGTGGCCAGCGCTACCTCGACGTCGCCGACGGCATAGGATGTGCCCTGGTCCGGGAAGCCATATGGCAGGGCGATCGCTGCAATTGGCTGTGCTGGAACCTCGAGCCGGGCGCCGGCGGCGCTTTCGTGCCGGTGCTGAAGCCGGCGACGCCCGAGCTCTACAGCGGCGTGTCCGGCATCGCCCTGTTCCTGGCGCGCCTCCAGGCGGCGACAGGTGACCCCCACCAGAGGCGGGCCGCGCGGGGCGCCTTGCGACAGGCGTTGGCCGCGACCGCGGAATGGTGGCCGACCGGCTCCGGATTCTACGCTGGCCCCGTCGGGGTCGGCTGGAGCCTCATTCACATCGGCCGATCGCTGGACGATGAGGTCGCCATCGGTCGCGGGTTGGCGCTGCTCGAACGCGCGGCACGCGAGCCCGTCGCGCCGGGATTCTTCGACCTGCTGAACGGCCGCGCCGGCGCGGCCCTGGGCCTCGTCGCCGCGGCGCGGGCCTTCGGTCGCGGCGACCTCCTCGCGGGCGCGGTCAGGCTCGCCGAGGAGCTGGTCGCGGCGGCGCGGATCGCGGACGGCGCGATGTCGTGGCCCTCCGGCCTGGAAGGGCGCGACCTCCTCGGGCTGTCGCACGGCACGGCGGGAGCGGCGCTGGCATTGCACGAGGTCGCCGCAGCGGCGGGGCGCTCGGATTTTCGAGACGCCGCGCGCGCCTGCCTCCGTTACGAACGGGTCCACTTCGACCGATGGAAAGGCGGCTGGCCCGATTTCCGCATCCTTGCCGGGCAATCGGCCGGCGAGCCGACCTATCCCTTCGTCTGGTGCCATGGCGGGGTGGGCATCGGGCTGTCCCGCCTGCGCATCCGCGAGCTCGACCCCGGCGACGCCGAGACCGCCGCGGAGATCGATGCCGTGACGGCGGCCGTCACGGCGCGGCTCGCGCGAGGCGTGTCGGCGGAGGAGGACTTCTCCCTCTGCCATGGAGTCGCGGGGATCGGCGAGTTCCTCGTCGAACTGGCGGTCCGCGTCGGGCGGCCGGAGGCGCTGGAAGCCGCGCGCCGCATCGGCGACGTCGGGGCCGCCGGTTGCCACGACACCGGCAGCCCGTGGCGGTGCGGCGTGCCACAGGCTGGCGAGACACCGTCCACCATGACGGGCACGACCAGCATCGGCCTCCACTATCTGCGGCTGTTCGACCCCGCCTGCGCGCCCAGCCTCGCCCTGCCGACCGGCGACTCGCTGGATGTGGCGCAGCCACACCGCGTGGCGGCCTGA
- a CDS encoding S8 family serine peptidase, which translates to MVDLFAMRLSRSILPNADLVSDVAGGGAVSRRVLVVDADPEELAAKRQDLTTDAVIEPEKPRVPAALGAALRFAPPIPVPVPAADGGAAGPGVGGSVSLLLRGPEGEPVQGAVVVATLLKRGSASETCAAGSRSDAGGRVAIPFDPDIWMPVAAAVTPENGYWGTSVRSPQGGQTVQLLRLPRRGPFGWWQLLSGMPSYDISAGQGLVVGVVDTGVGPHPYLDHVLPVGAFLNGRFMPGVEEGRDASDHGTHVSGLIAARPAPGSGDYGGMSPGAEVRMARVFAPDRLANQGDIALAVSSLASTYNADLINLSLAGEASEIEQDAIIVARREGSLCVAAAGNGGGGPVSAPASYPECAAVSALGLLGSFPPDIDASASLPGTLDRFGVGGLYLAAFSNAGPDLACAAAGAAVISTVPGSLPGSPAYAEMSGTSMAAPLAVGALAALLSRDATYRAMPRSAARADYAAAALASRAMAVGLARVFAGAGLARAR; encoded by the coding sequence ATGGTCGACCTTTTCGCGATGCGGCTGTCGCGCTCGATCCTGCCGAATGCCGACCTCGTGTCGGACGTCGCGGGCGGCGGCGCGGTGTCCCGGCGCGTCCTGGTCGTCGACGCCGATCCTGAGGAACTGGCGGCCAAGCGCCAGGATCTCACGACGGACGCCGTCATCGAGCCCGAGAAGCCAAGGGTGCCCGCGGCGCTGGGCGCCGCATTGCGCTTCGCCCCGCCAATTCCGGTCCCGGTCCCGGCCGCGGACGGAGGCGCCGCCGGGCCCGGCGTGGGCGGCTCCGTGTCGCTGTTGCTGCGCGGACCGGAGGGCGAGCCGGTGCAAGGGGCCGTCGTGGTGGCGACGCTGCTGAAGCGCGGCTCGGCGTCCGAGACCTGCGCGGCGGGATCGCGGTCCGACGCCGGGGGGCGCGTCGCAATCCCCTTCGACCCGGACATCTGGATGCCAGTCGCGGCCGCGGTCACGCCGGAGAACGGCTACTGGGGCACGTCCGTGCGCTCGCCGCAGGGCGGCCAGACCGTTCAACTGCTCCGACTCCCTCGCCGCGGGCCGTTCGGGTGGTGGCAGCTCCTGAGCGGGATGCCGAGCTACGACATCTCCGCCGGGCAAGGCCTCGTCGTGGGCGTGGTGGACACCGGCGTCGGACCGCACCCCTATCTCGACCACGTGCTCCCGGTCGGCGCCTTCCTGAACGGCAGGTTCATGCCCGGCGTGGAGGAGGGCCGGGACGCCTCGGATCACGGAACACACGTGAGCGGGCTGATCGCCGCCCGGCCCGCGCCGGGCAGCGGCGACTACGGCGGGATGTCACCTGGCGCGGAGGTCAGGATGGCGAGGGTCTTCGCGCCGGATCGCCTCGCCAACCAGGGCGACATCGCCCTCGCGGTGTCGTCGCTGGCCTCGACCTACAACGCCGACCTCATCAACCTCAGCCTGGCCGGGGAAGCGTCGGAGATCGAGCAGGACGCCATCATCGTGGCGCGCCGCGAAGGATCGCTCTGCGTCGCCGCGGCGGGCAACGGCGGGGGAGGCCCTGTCAGCGCACCCGCGTCCTACCCGGAATGCGCGGCTGTTTCCGCGCTCGGGCTGCTCGGCAGCTTCCCGCCTGACATCGACGCCTCCGCATCCCTGCCGGGAACGCTCGACAGGTTCGGCGTCGGCGGCCTCTACCTCGCGGCGTTCAGCAACGCCGGACCCGATCTCGCCTGCGCGGCGGCGGGCGCGGCCGTGATCTCGACCGTGCCGGGGTCGCTGCCGGGCTCCCCGGCCTACGCCGAGATGAGCGGGACCTCGATGGCGGCCCCCCTCGCCGTCGGGGCGCTGGCGGCCTTGCTGTCCCGCGACGCGACCTACCGCGCCATGCCTCGCTCGGCCGCACGGGCGGACTACGCCGCCGCGGCGCTCGCGAGCCGGGCCATGGCGGTGGGGCTGGCGCGGGTCTTCGCCGGCGCCGGCCTCGCGCGAGCCAGGTGA
- the glnA gene encoding type I glutamate--ammonia ligase: protein MKTAQDVLRAIRDQDIKYVDFRFTDPRGKWQHVTFDVSIVDEDLFAEGVMFDGSSIAGWKAINESDMTLMPDPETACMDPFFSASTLSIVCDVLEPATGEPYARDPRGVAKKAEAYLKSTGIGDSVFVGPEAEFFVFDDVRFKADPYNTGFVLDAIELPSNTDTVYEGGNLGHRIRTKGGYFPVPPLDSAQDMRGEMLAAMASMGVKVEKHHHEVASAQHELGMKFDRLTLMADGMQAYKYCVHQVAQSYGKSATFMPKPVFGDNGSGMHVHQSIWKDGVPLFAGDKYADLSQECLWYIGGIIRHAKSLNAFTNPSTNSYKRLVPGYEAPVLLAYSARNRSASCRIPYTNSPKAKRVEVRFPDPAANPYLAFAAMLMAGLDGIRNKIDPGAAMDKDLYDLPKAELAQIPTVCGSLREALDSLKADHAYLTAGGVFTQDLIESYIELKMAEVMRFEMTPHPVEYDMYYSV, encoded by the coding sequence ATGAAGACCGCACAGGATGTCCTGAGAGCCATCCGGGACCAGGACATCAAATACGTCGACTTCCGCTTCACCGACCCGCGCGGCAAGTGGCAGCACGTCACCTTCGACGTCTCCATCGTCGACGAGGACCTGTTCGCCGAAGGCGTGATGTTCGACGGCTCGTCGATCGCGGGCTGGAAGGCCATCAACGAGTCCGACATGACGCTCATGCCGGACCCCGAGACGGCCTGCATGGACCCGTTCTTCTCGGCCTCGACCCTGTCGATCGTGTGCGACGTGCTGGAGCCCGCCACCGGCGAGCCCTACGCCCGCGACCCCCGCGGCGTCGCCAAGAAGGCCGAGGCCTACCTGAAGTCCACCGGCATCGGCGACAGCGTCTTCGTCGGCCCCGAGGCCGAGTTCTTCGTCTTCGACGACGTGCGCTTCAAGGCCGACCCCTACAACACCGGCTTCGTGCTCGACGCGATCGAGCTGCCGTCCAACACCGACACGGTCTACGAGGGCGGCAACCTCGGCCACCGCATCCGCACCAAGGGCGGCTACTTCCCCGTGCCGCCGCTCGACTCGGCGCAGGACATGCGCGGCGAGATGCTGGCCGCCATGGCGTCGATGGGCGTCAAGGTCGAGAAGCACCACCACGAGGTGGCGTCCGCCCAGCACGAACTCGGCATGAAGTTTGACCGGCTGACGCTGATGGCGGACGGCATGCAGGCCTACAAGTACTGCGTCCACCAGGTCGCGCAGAGCTACGGCAAGTCGGCCACCTTCATGCCGAAGCCCGTGTTCGGCGACAACGGCTCGGGCATGCACGTGCACCAGTCGATCTGGAAGGACGGGGTGCCGTTGTTCGCGGGCGACAAGTACGCCGACCTCAGCCAGGAGTGCCTGTGGTACATCGGCGGCATCATCCGCCACGCGAAGTCGCTGAACGCCTTCACGAACCCGTCGACCAACAGCTACAAGCGGCTGGTGCCGGGCTACGAGGCGCCGGTGCTGCTCGCCTATTCGGCGCGCAACCGCTCGGCCTCGTGCCGCATCCCCTACACCAACAGTCCCAAGGCCAAGCGCGTCGAGGTCCGCTTCCCCGACCCGGCGGCGAACCCCTACCTGGCCTTCGCGGCGATGCTGATGGCGGGCCTCGACGGGATCCGGAACAAGATCGACCCCGGCGCCGCGATGGACAAGGACCTCTACGACCTGCCCAAGGCGGAGCTGGCGCAGATCCCCACCGTGTGCGGCTCGCTGCGCGAAGCCCTCGACAGCCTCAAGGCCGACCACGCCTACCTCACCGCCGGCGGGGTCTTCACGCAGGACCTGATCGAGAGCTACATCGAGCTTAAGATGGCCGAGGTGATGCGCTTCGAGATGACGCCGCACCCGGTCGAGTACGACATGTACTATTCGGTGTGA
- a CDS encoding P-II family nitrogen regulator: MKKIEAIIKPFKLDEVKEALQDVGLQGITVTEAKGFGRQKGHTELYRGAEYVVDFLPKVKIEIVLGDDLVDRAVDAIRRAAQTGRIGDGKIFVSTIEGAIRIRTGETGNDAI; encoded by the coding sequence ATGAAGAAGATCGAGGCCATCATCAAGCCCTTCAAGCTCGACGAGGTGAAGGAGGCGCTGCAGGACGTGGGGCTGCAGGGCATCACCGTCACGGAGGCGAAGGGGTTCGGGCGCCAGAAGGGGCACACGGAGCTCTACCGCGGCGCCGAATACGTGGTCGACTTCCTGCCCAAGGTGAAGATCGAGATCGTGCTCGGCGACGACCTCGTGGACCGCGCCGTCGACGCCATCCGCCGCGCGGCGCAGACGGGGCGCATCGGCGACGGCAAGATCTTCGTGTCCACCATCGAGGGCGCGATCCGCATCCGCACCGGCGAGACCGGCAACGACGCGATCTGA